The genome window GGCTTCAGCCGCTCCTACGGGATCCGCGCGATCCGGCGCTATCCCAGCAACCCGTGCAGCTTGGCGTACTGCAGCAGCATGATGGTCTTGGCATCGGCGATCGCGCCGCTGTCGATCATCGCCAGCGCCGCATCCAGCGCCAGCTCCAGCACCTCGATCTCCTCGCCCTCGGCGGCCACGCCGCCGCCGGCACCGATCTTGTCGCGGTCCACGTACTCGCCCACGAAGAAGTACAGCCGCTCGGTCACCGAACCCGGGCTCATGAACGCCTCGAACACCTTGCGCACGTTTTCGATCCGGTAGCCGGTCTCCTCCTCGGTCTCCTTGCGGATGCAGGTCTCCGGATCGTCATGGTCGAGCAGCCCGGCGCAGGCTTCGATCAGCATGCCGTCGGGATTGCCGTTGAGCAGGGTCGGCATGCGGAACTGGCGGGTCAGCATCACCGTGCCCTTGGCGCGGCTGTACAGCAGGATGGCCGCGCCGTTGCCGCGGTCGTAGGCCTCGCGGGTGAGCGGCTGCCAGCGGCCGTCCTGACGCTGGAAATCGAAACTGACCTTGCGCAACACATACCAGTTGTCCGACAGCACTTCGATGTGGGTGACGCGCACGCGGGGATTGCCGGAAATGCAGGAGGGGTCCAAGCAAGGCTCCAGGACATGAGGAACACGGTGGGACGGCGGGCACGGCACCTACCGCACATCTCCCGCCGCTCGACCGCGCAGTGTAGCCAGCACGCGTGCGGGCCAGGCGGCCCCGGTTGCGCTTTGCGCAGCCGACCACACTCCCTCGGTGCGGCCATCCGCATCGCGCAGCCGC of Xanthomonas sacchari contains these proteins:
- the nudK gene encoding GDP-mannose pyrophosphatase NudK; amino-acid sequence: MDPSCISGNPRVRVTHIEVLSDNWYVLRKVSFDFQRQDGRWQPLTREAYDRGNGAAILLYSRAKGTVMLTRQFRMPTLLNGNPDGMLIEACAGLLDHDDPETCIRKETEEETGYRIENVRKVFEAFMSPGSVTERLYFFVGEYVDRDKIGAGGGVAAEGEEIEVLELALDAALAMIDSGAIADAKTIMLLQYAKLHGLLG